One Amblyomma americanum isolate KBUSLIRL-KWMA chromosome 8, ASM5285725v1, whole genome shotgun sequence DNA window includes the following coding sequences:
- the LOC144100223 gene encoding uncharacterized protein LOC144100223 — MKKAASDSRKPTTAIAAGEAVGKSKPSSTTSKPSANATKPRQAATEEGDLYSPPCTRSQKDRFKKQLENVEDSMLENRKPSKQKPDADTGRSALEELVYAPRGKGAGSAAPKKAHACRQDRALAELDCNAQGRMIATAPSKGAKGTKKVQEKAPSKAGNSVRSK; from the exons ATGAAGAAAGCAGCCAGCGACAGCCGCAAGCCGACCACAGCGATAGCAGCAGGAGAAGCAGTAGGAAAAAGCAAGCCGTCGAGTACCACCAGCAAGCCCTCCGCAAACGCGACTAAGCCTCGGCAGGCGGCAACAGAAGAGGGTGACCTTTATTCGCCGCCATGCACAAGATCGCAGAAAGACCGATTCAAGAAGCAATTGGAGAACGTTGaggactccatgttggagaacagGAAGCCCTCTAAACAGAAGCCTGACGCCGACACGGGCCGCTCCGCTTTGGAGGAGCTGGTGTACGCCCCCCGAGGGAAAGGTGCTGGTTCGGCGGCACCCAAGAAAGCTCATGCATGTCGGCAGGACCGAGCGCTGGCGGAGTTGGACTGTAATGCCCAGGGGAGAATGATAGCTACCGCTCCGTCCAAGGGGGCCAAGGGAACGAAAAAGGTCCAGGAGAAG GCGCCCTCCAAAGCTGGCAACTCCGTCAGGTCCAAGTGA
- the LOC144100224 gene encoding uncharacterized protein LOC144100224, translating to MKKAASDSRKPTTAIAAGEAVGKSKPSTTTSKPSANATNPRKAVKGVGDLYSPPCTRSQKDRFKKHLENVEDSMLENRKPSKQKPDADTGRSALKELVYAPRGKGAGSAAPKKAHACRQDRALAELDSNAQGRMVATAPSKGPQGTKKVQEKVPSKPGNSVRSK from the exons ATGAAGAAAGCAGCCAGCGACAGCCGCAAGCCGACCACAGCGATAGCAGCAGGAGAAGCAGTAGGAAAAAGCAAGCCGTCGACTACCACCAGCAAGCCCTCCGCAAACGCGACTAATCCTCGGAAGGCGGTGAAAGGAGTGGGTGACCTCTACTCGCCGCCATGCACAAGATCGCAGAAAGACCGATTCAAGAAGCATTTGGAGAACGTTGaggactccatgttggagaacagGAAGCCCTCTAAACAGAAGCCTGACGCCGACACGGGCCGCTCCGCTTTGAAGGAGCTGGTGTACGCCCCCCGAGGGAAAGGTGCTGGTTCGGCGGCACCCAAGAAAGCTCATGCATGTCGGCAGGACCGAGCGCTGGCGGAGTTGGACTCTAATGCCCAAGGGAGAATGGTAGCTACCGCTCCGTCCAAGGGGCCCCAGGGAACGAAAAAGGTCCAGGAGAAG GTGCCCTCCAAACCTGGCAACTCTGTCAGGTCCAAGTGA